A stretch of the Acanthopagrus latus isolate v.2019 chromosome 9, fAcaLat1.1, whole genome shotgun sequence genome encodes the following:
- the LOC119026321 gene encoding putative methyltransferase DDB_G0268948 produces MTHRLFEGKQHASSYFKYRISPDHVIQQVLDFLEKQKGRPFELAVDVGCGSGQGTVLLAKHFTSVVGTDVSPAQVEMALQHAKEPNITYRQCVAEELPFADGSVDLMTAMSAFHWFDRPRFLREAHRVLKPRGCLTLLNYTVDMELSHPDCCSDTLNQVCKEFYAALHPYRSPHLGASSIELYREAFGSIPYPDKEWHECVWVKKPMPLSSYMGLVESFSSYQALLREDPQKATGLSQDICHRLMSIMKVTSAETEVVVAVKYFYLLACKPQEA; encoded by the exons ATGACTCACCGtctgtttgaaggcaaacagcATGCATCTTCCTACTTTAAATACAGGATCTCTCCGGATCATGTGATACAACAAGTGCTTGACTTTCTAGAAAAACAG AAAGGTCGTCCCTTTGAGTTGGCAGTAGATGTGGGTTGCGGCTCAGGACAGGGAACAGTGCTGCTGGCCAAACACTTCACCTCTGTGGTGGGGACAGATGTCAGTCCTGCTCAGGTGGAAATGGCTTTGCAGCACGCCAAAGAGCCGAATATAACATACAG ACAGTGTGTGGCTGAGGAGCTGCCGTTTGCTGACGGCTCAGTGGACTTGATGACAGCCATGTCTGCCTTCCACTGGTTCGACCGGCCACGCTTTCTCCGGGAGGCCCACAGAGTCCTGAAGCCCCGCGGCTGCTTGACTCTGCTCAACTACACCGTCGACATGGAGCTCAGCCACCctgactgctgctctgacaCACTCAACCAAGTCTGCAAAGAG ttCTACGCAGCCTTGCACCCGTACCGCAGTCCTCACCTCGGAGCCAGCTCTATAGAGTTATACAGGGAGGCCTTCGGATCAATCCCTTATCCTGACAAGGAGTG gcatgagtgtgtgtgggtcaaAAAGCCAATGCCTTTGTCCAGCTACATGGGTTTGGTGGAGTCTTTCTCGAGCTATCAGGCTCTGCTGAGAGAAGACCCGCAGAAAGCCACCGGACTCTCCCAGGACATCTGTCACAG GTTGATGTCCATAATGAAGGTGacctctgcagagacagaggtggtggtggctgtcAAGTATTTCTACCTCTTGGCCTGCAAACCGCAGGAAGCCTGA
- the ube2f gene encoding NEDD8-conjugating enzyme UBE2F isoform X4: protein MLTLASKLKRDDGGKTGRASGASDSTHRVSIRDRLLTKEVAELEANLPSTCKANFPDEDKLHHFQLAVSPDEGYYQSGRFQFEIDVPEAYNMVPPKVRCLTRIWHPNITENGEICLSLLREHSIDGTGWAPTRTLKAEEKGVQFIYSSVVFKVQGLLQTNK from the exons ATGCTTACGTTAGCCAGTAAGCTGAAGAGGGATGATGGAGGGAAGACGGGCCGTGCCTCTGGAGCCTCCGACTCCACCCACAGGGTCTCCATCAGGGACCGCCTCCTAACCAAAG aAGTTGCAGAACTTGAAGCCAATCTCCCTA GTACATGCAAAGCCAATTTCCCAGATGAGGACAAGCTGCATCATTTTCAGCTGGCAGTTTCTCCTG ATGAAGGTTACTACCAAAGTGGAAGGTTTCAATTTGAAATAGATGTCCCAGAAGCCTATAACATGGTG CCTCCTAAAGTGAGATGTCTGACCAGAATATGGCATCCTAACATCACAGAGAATGGAGAGATCTGTTTGAG CTTATTGCGGGAACACTCTATCGATGGTACAGGCTGGGCCCCCACTAGAACATTAAAG GCAGAGGAAAAGGGAGTGCAGTTTATATATTCATCTGTGGTCTTTAAAGTTCAGGGCTTATtgcagacaaataaataa
- the zgc:162396 gene encoding putative methyltransferase DDB_G0268948, translating to MAYRMFEGKEHASIYQMYRPAPPDEVKNIILQYLDKKKGQPHVLAVDLGCGTGQNTRLMAPHFQQVVGIDISECQVEEARAVPGYPNITYRQGTAEDLPFPDDSVDLLTAASAAHWFDQSRFLAEASRVLKPRGCMALLCYTLDNTRLHYQDCGERLNQLHKEMKQELLLYASSPVAASQNKLDDLYSAIPFPDKERVEGIWVKEPTSVRNLMGLIKTFSMFQAYKRKDPQMAEDLLLNTQKRFLEEMGVTCPDTNMELEMEYYCILASKPQ from the exons ATGGCATACCGAATGTTTGAGGGAAAAGAGCATGCCTCGATCTACCAAATGTACCGACCTGCGCCTCCAGATGAGGTCAAGAACATTATTCTTCAATACCTAGATAAAAAG AAGGGGCAGCCGCACGTGCTGGCCGTGGATCTGGGATGTGGGACAGGTCAGAACACGCGGTTAATGGCACCGCACTTCCAGCAGGTGGTGGGCATCGACATCAGTGAGTGTCAGGTGGAAGAGGCCAGGGCTGTGCCAGGGTACCCGAACATCACGTACAG GCAGGGTACAGCAGAGGACCTCCCTTTTCCAGATGACTCTGTCGACTTGCTGACAGCAGCGTCGGCAGCTCACTGGTTTGATCAGTCGAGGTTCCTGGCCGAAGCAAGTCGAGTTTTAAAACCCCGGGGTTGCATGGCTCTGCTGTGCTACACTCTTGATAATACCAGACTTCACTACCAGGACTGTGGAGAACGACTCAATCAGCTACATAAAGAG ATGAAACAGGAGCTGTTACTTTACGCCAGCAGTCCAGTAGCTGCATCTCAGAATAAGCTGGACGATCTCTACTCAGCCATCCCTTTTCCAGATAAAGAGAG GGTCGAGGGCATTTGGGTGAAAGAGCCAACCTCTGTGAGGAACCTGATGGGTTTGATCAAGACCTTTTCCATGTTCCAAGCTTACAAGAGGAAAGATCCCCAGATGGCTGAAGACCTGCTGCTCAACACTCAGAAGAG GTTTCTGGAGGAGATGGGAGTCACGTGTCCTGACACAAACATGGAGCTGGAAATGGAATATTACTGCATCCTGGCATCAAAACCACAATAA